From Alteribacter keqinensis:
TAAACAATTTCTCCGGAATACTGGCTGTTTCCAGTACTTCAGGATAATTGTTAATCAAATGAAAGGCTAATGTAGCTGCGGCACGAGCTGACATATAGTTATCGTCATCAGGCTCAGTGCCTTCAGGGTAGTTATCTCCAAGAAGGCTGTTTGGCAGACCGGTGGAATTTACAAACTGGAAATCTCCGATCCCTTGTTCGAAGAGGGATTCCAGATCTCCACTTCCTGCTTCACGCATCGGCTCACCCATACCGATTTCTTTTGCTCGTTCGTTCATTCTTTCAACGAAAGCACCTTCAGATCCTGAAATCATTTCCGCGAGTGCCATTGTGGCAGCATTAGCAGAATAAATGGCTACTGATTCATATAGTTCTTTTACTGTATATTTCTCATCAGTTCTTAACATTACATTCGATAATCCACCCTGATGTGACAGAGCTGCATTCAAGTCACTGATTGGAACTTCCTGATCCCAGGAAATCTCTCCGTTGTTGATTGCTTCTAAAATTAAGTACTCACTCATCATCTTTGTCATACTGGCTGGCGGTAATGCCTGATCTATGTTCTTATCCAACAAAATTTTGCCGGAATCGGCATCTACAAGTATTACCGTTTCAACCCCCGGATTAAACCCGGCCTCTGCTGTTTCTGATGTAGCAAATACGCTTGAAAAAACAAGCAGAAAAGCCATTAATGACAATACTGTTCCTTTAAACTTCCCCATTCTCTCTTCCTCTCCTTGATGCATAACTATTTATATAAACGTGAGCGTTCAAGAATACGCCGATAATTGGTAAATACAGACTCTTCGTTCGTTCCTGAAAAGAGCATATATTCCATATTTTTTAAAATGTTCTTGAAGCACCGCTGAAAACGTGAGTAACAAACGTCATTTTACCATATACAAACAGAAAAAAATAGATAGGGGAGACCCTATCTATCTAAATCTTTTTACCTAATTTACATGGAATAGTTCGGTGCCTCTTTTGTAATCTGAACATCGTGAGGGTGGCTTTCTTTTAATCCGGCATTCGTAATGCGGATAAAGCGGCCGTTATCCTGAAGGTCCTGGATCGTTGGTGTGCCGCAATACCCCATTCCGGCATTGATACCACCCACCAGCTGATGGATTGTATCACTTAAAGGCCCCTTATATGGTGTACGTCCTTCAATGCCTTCGGGAACAAGTTTTTGTTCACCTTCCTGGAAGTAGCGGTCTTTACTTCCTTTTTCCATAGCCCCAAGGGAGCCCATGCCACGGTATACTTTAAACTGTCGTCCCTGGAAAATTTCCCTTTCACCAGGGCTTTCTGTTACCCCTGCAAGGAGGCTTCCGAGCATGACAGCATGTCCGCCGGCAGCGAGAGCTTTTACAATATCTCCGGAGTACTTAATACCCCCATCAGCAATGATGGCTTTCCCGTGTTTACGTGCTTCTGTTGCACAGTCATATACAGCAGTAATCTGCGGTACACCGATTCCGGCTACTACACGGGTCGTACAAATAGATCCTGGCCCGATACCTACTTTAACAATCGTAGCACCGGCTTCGATCAGATCTCGGGTGGCTTCCGCTGTGGCTACGTTTCCGGCTACAATGTCCAGATCCGGATACGTTTCACGAACCTGCCGCACTTTATCGAGCACGCCTCGTGAATGGCCGTGCGCTGTATCAATAACGAGCACATCAATTCCAGATTGAACAAGAGCTTCTGTTCGGGCTTCGGAATCTCCCCCTACACCGACAGCTGCACCGACTACAAGTCTGCCCGCTGAGTCCTTTGCTGAATGAGGGAATTCAATTGCCTTTTCAATGTCCTTAATTGTAATAAGGCCTTTTAAGATGCCGTCATCATCAACAAGAGGCAGTTTTTCAATTTTATATTTCTGGAGAACGCTTTGTGCTTCATCCAGTGTTGTGCCGACAGGAGCAGTTACAAGGTTATCCTTTGTCATGACCTCATTAATCTCAATAGAGTAGTCATCAATAAAGCGAAGGTCACGGTTCGTTAAAATCCCGACTAGCTTTAAATTCTCGTCCACGATAGGGACTCCTGAAATACGGTACTTCGACATTAAGTGCTCAGCATCAAACACCTGATTGTCTGCCGAAAGGTAAAACGGGTTTGTAATTACTCCGCTTTCTGAACGCTTTACGCGGTCCACCTGCTCTGCCTGCTCTTCAATCGACATATTTTTATGAATAATACCGAGTCCGCCGGCACGAGCCATAGCAATAGCCATAGCTGCTTCTGTAACAGTATCCATCCCGGCACTGATAATAGGAATGTTCAGTTCTAATTTATCGGAAAGCTTTGTTTTCACACTTACATCTCTTGGCAGTACTTCTGAACGAGCCGGCATTAACAGGACATCGTCAAAAGTTAACCCTTCCTTACCAAACTTTTCCTCCCACATGGATGAAATCCTCCTTAATTTTTCCCAAAATATTATTAGTAGCTTAACAAGTGGACACACTACTGTCAAGAATTATCGACAGGTTCCAAAAGTTAGCCAAACCCGATTCTCCCTTACTTCCAGCGTTCTGACAAAGGAGTCAAATACAATGACATCACACCCCTTTTTATTGCCTTTTCAATCCATTGATTACGTGAAGCAGTATTTAGCAGCAAAGTATGAAGCACAGAAGTTGAGCAACGCCAGAACACTGGCATATAAAAATGGGTATCCTTTTTTATATTATCTTGAAATGGGAAAACAATACGTCAGTCAGTCTGAGGTTGCCCCTTTATCTACCCAGCCTGTGCTTTTATTCTATGGGTGTGTACAGTGGATGAAAGCTTGTCTCCTCACCGTAGATCCTGAATACCCCGGAACGACTCAGGTACTGGCTCACGGTGTCACAGCACGAAAACGGAAAAAACAGGATTACTCTTTTTTGGAGGATGAAGTAAAAGTTCAAAAAGAAGGGTTATTTCCTTACTTCTCGGAACAAATGTTTCATGTGAAACAATTGACCGGAGAAAAATATAAATTAAATTATGTTTTCAGGCGAATACCTGAAATGGCCTCCCTTATTGAAAAGCTGTATGATCATAAACCCATCACAAAAATTTCAGTTTCTGATCAAAATGTTGCCTTACCGCCTCTCCTTCTAAAAAATCTGGAAATGGAGCTGCCGAGGTTCTTATCATTATTAAAAGCTGAAGGTATTCATATGAAAGGGGAAAAACAAGGTAACTCTTTTGTGCTGACGCCGGCAGGAGATTTCAATGTACATCCCTATTTACCGATTCGTCATAATGAGAGCTTGTACTTGCCTAACGACCGTGCGGCATTCCTTCCTTTACCGGAACTGCTCTCTCACTATTTGATCTTATACAGCCTGAGTATGATATGCCGTTACGAAACAGAATGGTGGTGTGAGCTCCTGCACTCCTTCTCTTCAAATGATTTCCCATGCATTGAACACTTTCTCACCATCTCAAAGTACAAGCTCCCACAGCTTATTGAAGACCTTCTTACATCACAGAGGTTCACTCACTGAATCAAAATTATGGGATGATAATGAATAATTTATCGTAGCTGCACCGAAAGGCTCTCCTTTTAGGTGCAGCGTAAATATCAGATGTTTAATCATCAGTCTGGCCGCCTGCTTAACTCGATGTACTTAATTTACCAGCCGCAGCATTCAATGCCTGAGCAAGATCCTCCCATATGTCATTTACATTTTCCAGTCCGACAGACAATCTCAGCATACTTTCTGTTATACCCATTTCCATTCGTTTTTCCGGTGGAATAACCGCATGGGTCATGCTGGCAGGATGCTGGATAAGCGTTTCTGCATCTCCGAGGCTTACAGCTACCTGAATCATTTTTAAATGGTTCATCATCTCCTGGGCTTCTTCTTTCCCTCCTTCTACTTCGAAGGTAATAAGCCCTCCCGGCTGTTTCATTTGTTTTTGCGCCAAATCATAATGCTCATAAGAACTATCCCCGGGGTAAACAATCTTCTTCACTCTAGGATGATCTTTTAATTTCCGGAAAAGATCAGAAGCATTTAGACAATGGCGATCCATCCTCACAGAAAGGGTCTTTAACCCCCTCAGTAAAAGCCATGCATCAAAAGGTGCCATTACCCCGCCAATATCCTTTAATGTAGTAGCCCGGACCTGCTGGACAAAGTCAGCCTTCCCTGCCGCAAGACCTGCAATGACATCTCCGTGTCCACAGATATATTTAGTTGCACTGTGAATGACAACGTCAGCACCCATCTTAAGAGGCTGTTGCAGGTATGGTGAAGAAAAAGTATTGTCCACCACAACAACGACCCCCATTTCTTTTGCTACCTTTATCACCATTTCCAGATCAACAAGTTTCATTGTAGGATTGATCGGCGTTTCTACGTAAAGCACTTTCGTATTCGGCTTTATCTGCTGCCGCACCGTTTCTTCCTCCGACATATCGATAAAGTCGTGCTCGATACCATACCTGTCCTCCACAAGCTGTAAAAGTCCATACGTACAACCATATACGCCTTCAGAAACAAGTATATGATCTCCTGTTCTTACT
This genomic window contains:
- a CDS encoding D-alanyl-D-alanine carboxypeptidase family protein, yielding MGKFKGTVLSLMAFLLVFSSVFATSETAEAGFNPGVETVILVDADSGKILLDKNIDQALPPASMTKMMSEYLILEAINNGEISWDQEVPISDLNAALSHQGGLSNVMLRTDEKYTVKELYESVAIYSANAATMALAEMISGSEGAFVERMNERAKEIGMGEPMREAGSGDLESLFEQGIGDFQFVNSTGLPNSLLGDNYPEGTEPDDDNYMSARAAATLAFHLINNYPEVLETASIPEKLFKEGTTDEIRMQNWNWMIPGTMYGDLDYEYIDGLKTGFTNSAGYTFTGTAEKDGKRLVSVVMGADSEAHRFQETQRLMEWGFNHFSQTELFPAGMSIEEDETVQVAKGKESEVAVSTEDALSMMIRNNQEDAYSYEVEWDESLLNEDGKLTAPIEAGEVVGKLHVVSDEDDAGFIDGNDQSSVNIVTDEAVEKAGWFSLLFRSIAGFFSGVWTSVADTVTGWF
- the guaB gene encoding IMP dehydrogenase, producing MWEEKFGKEGLTFDDVLLMPARSEVLPRDVSVKTKLSDKLELNIPIISAGMDTVTEAAMAIAMARAGGLGIIHKNMSIEEQAEQVDRVKRSESGVITNPFYLSADNQVFDAEHLMSKYRISGVPIVDENLKLVGILTNRDLRFIDDYSIEINEVMTKDNLVTAPVGTTLDEAQSVLQKYKIEKLPLVDDDGILKGLITIKDIEKAIEFPHSAKDSAGRLVVGAAVGVGGDSEARTEALVQSGIDVLVIDTAHGHSRGVLDKVRQVRETYPDLDIVAGNVATAEATRDLIEAGATIVKVGIGPGSICTTRVVAGIGVPQITAVYDCATEARKHGKAIIADGGIKYSGDIVKALAAGGHAVMLGSLLAGVTESPGEREIFQGRQFKVYRGMGSLGAMEKGSKDRYFQEGEQKLVPEGIEGRTPYKGPLSDTIHQLVGGINAGMGYCGTPTIQDLQDNGRFIRITNAGLKESHPHDVQITKEAPNYSM
- a CDS encoding YaaC family protein, whose translation is MTSHPFLLPFQSIDYVKQYLAAKYEAQKLSNARTLAYKNGYPFLYYLEMGKQYVSQSEVAPLSTQPVLLFYGCVQWMKACLLTVDPEYPGTTQVLAHGVTARKRKKQDYSFLEDEVKVQKEGLFPYFSEQMFHVKQLTGEKYKLNYVFRRIPEMASLIEKLYDHKPITKISVSDQNVALPPLLLKNLEMELPRFLSLLKAEGIHMKGEKQGNSFVLTPAGDFNVHPYLPIRHNESLYLPNDRAAFLPLPELLSHYLILYSLSMICRYETEWWCELLHSFSSNDFPCIEHFLTISKYKLPQLIEDLLTSQRFTH
- the megL gene encoding methionine gamma-lyase, with the protein product MEKKKELETRLIHGEYDRKKHYGSLTPPLYQTSTFTFDSAQQGEARFAGNESGYIYSRLGNPTVTILEKAIADLEEAEEGIAFASGMAAVSSVLLALVRTGDHILVSEGVYGCTYGLLQLVEDRYGIEHDFIDMSEEETVRQQIKPNTKVLYVETPINPTMKLVDLEMVIKVAKEMGVVVVVDNTFSSPYLQQPLKMGADVVIHSATKYICGHGDVIAGLAAGKADFVQQVRATTLKDIGGVMAPFDAWLLLRGLKTLSVRMDRHCLNASDLFRKLKDHPRVKKIVYPGDSSYEHYDLAQKQMKQPGGLITFEVEGGKEEAQEMMNHLKMIQVAVSLGDAETLIQHPASMTHAVIPPEKRMEMGITESMLRLSVGLENVNDIWEDLAQALNAAAGKLSTSS